From the genome of Vulpes lagopus strain Blue_001 chromosome 2, ASM1834538v1, whole genome shotgun sequence, one region includes:
- the HHEX gene encoding hematopoietically-expressed homeobox protein HHEX, with protein MQYPHPAPAAGAVGVPLYAPTPLLQPAHPTPFYIEDILGRGPAAPTPAPTLPSPNSSFTSLVSSYRTPVYEPTPIHPAFSHHSAAALAAAYGPGGFGGPLYPFPRTVNDYTHALLRHDPLGKPLLWSPFLQRPLHKRKGGQVRFSNDQTIELEKKFETQKYLSPPERKRLAKMLQLSERQVKTWFQNRRAKWRRLKQENPQSNKKEELESLDNPCDQRQDLSSEQNKGALDSSQCSPSPASQEDLESEISEDSDQEVDIEGDKGYFNAG; from the exons ATGCAGTACCCGCACCCCGCGCCCGCGGCGGGCGCCGTGGGGGTGCCGCTGTACGCGCCCACGCCCCTGCTGCAGCCCGCGCACCCGACGCCGTTCTACATCGAGGACATCCTGGGCCGCGGGCCCGCCgcgcccacccccgcccccacgctGCCGTCCCCCAACTCCTCCTTCACCAGCCTCGTGTCTTCCTACCGGACCCCGGTGTACGAGCCCACGCCGATCCATCCCGCCTTCTCGCACCACTCCGCCGCCGCGCTGGCCGCCGCCTACGGACCCGGCGGCTTCGGGGGCCCTCTGTACCCCTTCCCAAGGACGGTGAACGACTACACGCACGCCCTGCTCCGCCACGACCCCCTGG GCAAACCCCTGCTCTGGAGCCCTTTCTTGCAGAGGCCTCTGCATAAAAGGAAAGGGGGCCAGGTGAGGTTCTCCAACGACCAGACCATCGAGTTGGAGAAGAAGTTTGAGACCCAAAAGTACCTCTCTCCTCCGGAGAGGAAGCGTCTGGCCAAGATGCTGCAGCTCAGTGAGAGACAG GTTAAAACCTGGTTTCAGAATCGACGTGCTAAATGGAGAAGACTAAAACAG GAGAACCCtcaaagcaataaaaaagaagaactaGAAAGTTTGGACAATCCCTGTGACCAGAGGCAAGACTTGTCCAGTGAGCAAAATAAAGGTGCCTTGGACAGCTCTCAATGTtcaccctcccctgcctcccaggaagACCTTGAATCAGAGATTTCAGAGGATTCTGATCAGGAAGTGGACATTGAGGGCGATAAAGGCTATTTTAATGCTGGATGA